Proteins encoded within one genomic window of Eleutherodactylus coqui strain aEleCoq1 chromosome 1, aEleCoq1.hap1, whole genome shotgun sequence:
- the FBXO16 gene encoding F-box only protein 16, with protein MAFAPPKNTEGAKLQTKMSTWTPLNHPLMNDKVFEERRALLGKWFDKWSDAQRRSVLCDLFDRCSVSQLRFCSGHLQGKAPRDAVDFSMVLPRVLSLYVFSFLDPRSLCRCAQVSWHWKALTELDQLWMPKCLRFGWFINFSPSPFEQGVWKRQYIEMVKELHVTRPRTPPRDDFVVIDVQPITKEDFDAKLTSPFSHRSTKSQDKGKKELPPWRSSDKHPTDTIRFNYLDNFDPIEQARQARQDSAGTSIQKKQNLEKKKRPSSTSYKLRKAKSLMSLSAEFGRLVKPPSRPSWASHQSGEYPVSKTTAKNLAQSTEWNAGIRPAPVRAGVPTLSEKARKACVRTSRSSPTMSLFESQPWPVPATGRGSDED; from the exons ATGGCGTTTGCTCCACCTAAGAACACGGAGGGCGCGAAGCTGCAGACTAAAATGAGCACGTGGACCCCGCTGAACCACCCGCTGATGAACGACAAG GTGTTTGAAGAAAGAAGAGCTTTACTTGGGAAGTGG TTTGACAAGTGGTCGGACGCTCAGCGGCGCAGCGTCCTGTGCGACCTGTTTGACAGATGCAGCGTGTCCCAGCTCAGATTCTGCAGCGGCCATCTACAGGGAAAAGCGCCCAGAGACGCGGTGGATTTCAGCATGGTGCTCCCCAGAGTGCTCAGTCTCTACGTCTTCTCCTTCCTGGACCCTCGCAGCCTCTGCCGCTGTGCCCAG GTGAGCTGGCACTGGAAGGCCCTGACAGAACTGGACCAACTCTGGATGCCCAAGTGCCTGCGCTTTGGTTGGTTCATCAATTTCTCCCCCAGTCCCTTTGAGCAAGGTGTTTGGAAAAGACAATACATCGAGATGGTGAAGGAGCTTCACGTGACGCGCCCGCGG ACTCCTCCAAGGGACGATTTTGTGGTAATCGATGTCCAGCCAATTACTAAAGAAGACTTCGATGCAAAATTAACGTCTCCATTCTCTCATCGGTCTACTAAGTCACAAGACAAAGGGAAGAAGGAACTCCCACCGTGGCGGTCATCCGACAAACACCCCACTGATACCATAAGATTCAACTACTTAGATAACTTTGACCCCATCGAGCAAGCTCGGCAGGC ACGACAGGATAGTGCTGGTACCTCAATCCAGAAGAAGCAGAACTTGGAGAAAAAGAAGAGACCATCGTCCACATCTTACAAGCTACGCAAGGCAAAATCACTG ATGTCGCTCTCGGCTGAGTTTGGACGTCTGGTGAAGCCCCCATCTAGACCGAGCTGGGCCTCTCACCAGTCCGGAGAATACCCAGTCAGCAAGACGACAGCCAAGAACCTGGCACAGAGTACAGAGTGGAATGCCGGAATACGACCTGCGCCCGTAAGAGCCGGGGTCCCCACACTGTCTGAGAAGGCAAGGAAGGCCTGCGTCCGGACCTCCCGCAGCTCCCCAA CTATGTCCCTATTTGAGAGTCAGCCCTGGCCGGTCCCTGCCACAGGACGCGGCTCAGATGAGGACTAG